CACTTCCCCAGAAGAAAGCAACACTTCCATCAACATCCTGCATGATTCAGAGAACAGAAAGGATTAGATATAGATTGCAGGTGGAGGGAGAGATTGGGAGCGATATCCCAGAACAAAACCAATGAACATTATTATTACTCACGGAGGCCTGAAAAGTGGTTTGAGAAGAGCTGTCGAAGAGCACAAAACCAAACTTCCTGCTGATGTCTCTCACAACTTGATCAGCAAGGTAAGGCCTCCGATCCCTCAGAGTTCTATAAGCTTCTATAACGATGATGACCTCATTTTCGGTTTTGTTCGATCCATATTGTTGCTTAAGAAGAACTGCATTCTCTATGTGTGTCCTTGGAACAAGCAGGAGATATCATCGACAACGCAAACAATCTGCCACAGAGGGTAAGACATGTCAAATCTCGATGTGGGATGAGCTGATCGAGAAGAGAAGACAGCAGCGCAATTCCCGTCAATTAACAAtccaataaatttcattttctggcTTTCAAAAGTGAGCCAGGGGCTCGAGTTCCAATATCAGTTTGTATTACGCATCGATTTGAGGGAGTAGAATCAAAATTTATGCCTTGAAAACCAAAAAGTTACCCGAACCCAAGAAAACTTACTGTACATCAAAGAATAAAACCGGGCAGTTAACAAATGAAAGCGAAATATGAAAGAAGTTGGAAGCATTAccgaggaacaaaaagaagtcaACGAAGACAAATCTATCATCATGCTTCGGCATGATCGATTTTATTTCATTGGATCCGAATGCTATCAATGCTGATGAAAGGGATCTcttgaagggagagagagagggccatcctctggcaagtaCCCCAACTTTGCATCCATatatgaacaaaaattgttgGGATTGAGGCCAAGACAGAAACAGAGGAGGCTGAATTAATTGTTCAAAAGAGCATTGCGGTGGCTAAAGAGAAAAGCCGGCCCAAGGCAATAGTGGAGATGCTTTCAGCTGTGGCACACAagaatatcatcatcatcatcaacaacaacaactttcGCAAGCCGGTGCAATCGGAGACTAAAGGAAGCTCTTGCTGGATATTCAAGCTgctaattatcaatttttcagCTCTGAATTTCAGTCGTACTACACGAAAAGCAAACGTCTGCGCGCATTGGAAGAAATTACTTCGTAATTAAGCGTCGAactaaaaaaacagaaacacgaAATCGATGAATTCAAGACGAAAAGACTTACCCGAACCCGTAGAAATCTGACCGTAGATGGAAGGAATGAATCGCGGCAGTTAGCAAAGGACAGCGAAAGTGGATCAATTTCACTTCATCGGATATGAGAACCCAATCAATGCGGATGTCAGGGATTTCTTAGATTTCCGGAAATTCATGCGGAGCTTCTTCATGGGAAAGTATCGATTTGTATCGAGCATCGAGCTGAGAGAGCAAAATGGGAAATCGATGCCTTCAAAACCATAAACTTACCTGAACCCTAAGAAAACTGATTTGTAGATGGAAGAATCAAATTAATCCGAACCCCATCAATTGATGAAGGGATGTcttggatgaggggccaatagtcGCCGGTGTGTTTTGAGCATCGATCTTTCAGATTCTCGCAATAAGATATAAACAAttgttggagggagggagggaggccatcctctggcaagtcCCTCAACTTCGGGCAATCATCAATCCGTAAATcttggagagaggagagatggtgGCTAAGACCGCTTGATAGTCTTTCCACGTTCTTCATACTAACCAAGTGAAGAGAGgtaagagaggaaggaaagagaagactcCAGGAACCCTCGTCGTCTTCCTCCGAAGGAAAGCACTCCTtgtctccctcccctcccatgCTTCTTCCGTCCATCTCCAGTCTCTCGAGGGATGTGAGCATGGGCAAGCCCCATTTTCTCACTGGCTGCTTCATATTCTTGCACTCCCAAATATAAAACGACCGCAAATTTGGAGGCAAGCCTCCTTCGGGAAGCATTCGATATTTTCACAATCCCTAATTAGTAGCAACTGAAGGGACGTAAGACGATGCCACTCCAATGACTTTATCTTCGGACATTCACAAAGTATAAGATGCAATAGGGTGATTGGAAGGGGAGGAAAGTCCTCCATCTCCAATACTGGACACTCCCTTATTTCCAAAGAAGTGAGATTGTTACAACCATCAATGTTACAACTCGCAATAGACTTTATATTCGGACACCTAGAAAGTGAAAGACTCGACAAGGGGAGGGGAAGGGAAGGGAGGTCCTCCAGTGCTGGACAATGACTTATTTCCAAATAAGTAAGATGGATGAGCGTGCGAAGGCACTGTGGTAGGCTTCCCAAATTCATACAATTGCGAATATGTAGATATTCTAGCGATTCTATTGCGGTGATCTCTGCTGGCGACTCTACTTCTTTGCAATTATCAATAATAAGTCTCTTTAGAGCAATAAGTCTATCCTTAGCAAACGGAAAAGATATCCAAGAATCACAACCGCCAATCCAAGATATTCAAGCTGCGACATCATGTTATTGTTGCTGGGGTCATTTGGAGGAATGGTTAGTcccatgatttttggacaattccaAATAATCAAACGTCTAAGTGTGTGCAGCTTGCTTGGAAGCCTTTCTAAGCTCATGCAACCCTCAATTCCATCCTTTCAAGGTCGCGTAGTAGCTCaatctctccttctccctccatAAAAGATGTGAATCGAGGACATGATTCAATGACTAATTCTTGGAGGCAAGAAAGATTTTGCATTTCAATTCCACTTTGCCATAGGTATGTTAGCTTGTCACATCTAATTATATGAAGCTCCTTTAGCTTGACCAAGTAGCTCATAAATCCATTATCAAAGCAAACAAGCTCCACAAGATTCTCAATTTTGAGAATGGTTAAAGAAGTTAGGTTGTCCAACCACTTTAAGATCTCCTTGTTACAATCCTTAATGTATAACTCACAAAGAGATGGAAGATGAACCTCATTGGTTGAGTCATTCAAATGCAAGCATGAATGAATTTCTAGCTTAATGAGATGATCTAATCGATGAGGCAATGTCCCCATCAACTTTGGACATCTTTGGACAACAAGATGCTGAAGACAGGGGAATggtacttcttcttcttgaccTCGAGCATAATAAGACCAATCTTTCCATGCCGACATCCCTTCAAACTTCAAAATTGTTAAGGATGGAAAAGGGCTTTTAGTTCCGTAAAATTCAGAGCCTATCATGTGTACTGCACTTAGACCTTCAAGAGATAATTCTTTGAGTGAAGGGAGCTGTCCAAGTGATGGTAGCAAACTAACATGAGGACAGCCAAGCAAGCGCAAATACACTATCTTAGAATAGGATGGACCATTTAACCATGACGGGAATATTCCACCACCATAGTATGAGATAgtgagatttttaatattagTGTGAGGTCGCAGAGAGTGAAGAACCCGTGCTTCGCGCTCTATATTCCGGAAATCTCCAAAACCTTCATTCCAATGCAAGAATAAGTCGCTAAGGTCTTGCTTTCTAGACAAATTAGCATCAATTGCATCTTTAACTTCTTCCACATTTTGCAATTCAGATATGAGTAAATCTCCTTGAAGATGTGGCAAGTTCTTTAACTCCTTTAATTGTGACCCTTTCTCTAGTCCTACCACAAACTTGGGCAAGATAATAAGATTCCTCAAATTACTAATACCCAATGGCATCTTTTTGAGACTCCCTGTATCTCTAATGTCAAGAAATTGTAACCTGACCAATTTTGTGATGCTTGGAGGCAACATAGAAAGCATTTGACAACCTCTTAAGATCAAAGCTTGTAATTTGCACAAGGCACCAATTGACTCGGGTAGCCTTTTGATATTGGTGTATGAGAGATTGAGATATCGGAGATGTTTTAAATCACATACACAATTCGGTACCTCTATGATGTTACAATGGCATAATGATAACACCCGCAAGTACTTCAAGTTTGTTAGCAAGTCGTGCAGCACCTTTCCGGAAATAAAACTTCTTTGGTCCTCACGATTAAATCGAACATTCAACAGCATTAAACTTCTTAGTACCTTCATTCCAACATATACTCTCAAGCTTTTTGATGTAAAATATTTGAGACAAATGATGCATAACGAGCTTTCTCTTTAAAAGAGGCATCATCTTCATCACTCACTACTTGAGACTCCTCAAAGGTAAAGCATGTTACATCTGCAATTGACTTTGCTAGATCATTCAAAAGATCGTGCATCAAAAACTTCGATGTGTCAACACTAGATTGTTGAAGAAAGGATCTAGATACTAACTCATCGAAGTATTTCCGTCCTGATCTCAAgatattctcttttgcttttcgtCCATCTAAAAAGCCCTCCGCTATCCATAAGAGCACCAGCTTGTCCCTCTCAAATTCGTAGTCCTTTGGAAATATTGCGCAATAAGTAAAACATCTTTTCAAATAAGAAGGGAGATGGACATAACTCAATTTCAAAGCTGGAAGAACCTCATCATTTTTTTGCCGATGCTACATCCCATATTCTGTTATTTAAGATATCTTCCCATTCATCTAGATTCTCTTTATTACGTAGGAGACCGCCCAATATTTTTGCTGCCAAAGGTAAACCTCTACATTTTTCAGCTATTTTCTTGCCTACTATTTCAGATGTGGGTGCCTCTCGAAATTTCTTGCTTCCAAAGCGTGATAGGCTAATAAGTTGGTACAATTATCAACGGACAACTCCTTCAAAGAATATGGCGAAGCTCCTGTTATGGAAACCACAGAATGGTTGCGCGTCGtgatgatgatcttgcttcCCTTAGCCCCCGCTTCAAATGGCTTTAAGAGGGAAGTCCATTCTCCATACTTCTCATTCCAGACATCATCTAAGACCACAAGGAACTTCTTTTCGGATAGATCATCTTTCAACTTAACTTGCAGCCAGTTAAGATCTTTGCCCTCGCAAGACAACCCAGTGATCGATTGTAAAATAGTCTTCGTTATGTTGAGAACATCAAAAACATCTGAAACACAAACCCATGCTTTCCTCTCGAAATAGCTACTCATTTTGGGATCATTGTACAGCCGTTGAGCCATGGCCGTCTTTCCAACACCGCCCATCCCAACTATGGGGACTATGCTTAGCCTAGCATCGGAATTTTCGACCTCATTGATCAATAGTTCCAAGTATCtctgcttcttccttctccccTACCCGAAAAATCGAGTCTCCGGCAAAGAAGTGCTGTGGAGCCTTTTGTTGGTGCGGTTGGATATGTCCACGGCATTCTCTCTTAAGCTTAGATGAGCCTTCCTGGTGATAATCTTTTTCAACCTACCATTGATATCTTGTACCTTAGTTTCAAACAGGTTCAAGCACGGGTTCGAGTTTGATCCGGAGGATCCATCTTGGCCAAAGAAAGGGAACAACCTTTTCTTTTGACCTTTGCTTGTGCTGGATTCTGCCCCAGACTTAACCTGAGCGACTTCAATCATGAACTCATCAAGCAAGTCTTCCATGTCATAGGCCAAGTCCCTAACATCGTCCAACCACGACTTCACTAGACGGTTTTCACCTAACTGCTTGTCCTCTGCATCATCCAGCACTATATTGATTGTTTCCAGCATCCCCTTCCACTCATCGAGTGGGGTGATGCTGATTCCTTCTCGTTGGGCATAGTCCAATCCCAAAGAAGCAAACTTGCTGAAGAGGACCTCAAAGAGGGAACTCAAAAAGATCTCTCCAATGGCCGTGGGTGAATCAGTCTCTGAAGAGAAAAACAAGGGCAATGAAGAAGCTAAATGACAGTGAGctaatggagagagaaaactatGAAGTCCAAGAAGACCAAGATTGTTTGCCTACCTAAAAGATCGAACAAAGACAAAGACTTTTAAGGACGATTTCTGTCCACAAGTGCTCATTTCATCTCTTCCATTcgtattttgtttttttagtcaAGCCCAgatatttgtagtttccacaaTCATATTTTCATTCATGTAATTTAACCATAAACTAAGGAATACCAAGGCTTTTGTGGacatcatgtttttttttttattttttgtctagAAAGTGAAGCAAAAGTCAAAACGAAAGGCAATAAAATTCAGGAAGgcaataaaattcaaaaggaaaaatttaacCATCTAAGGAATACCAAGGCTTTTGTGgacatcatgatttttttttttttttttttttttgtctagaaaaagcaaaagtcaaaagaaaggCAATAAAAGACTTTTTAGGATGCAGATGGCTTTGTTGCTTCACTTTTCACATCCCTCATCTTCCATCCCTATGCAAATACCTTGTTTTCCATTAATTTCTAGGCGTTACTGGTAAAATTTACGATACTATAATTTTCGTCCAACCCTTTTCATGTTCATTCATATTGtgatttttcatcattaatcTCTATTGTACTTGTCCATTAGAATTATGCCTAgattttcatatatcttttcaaatttaagttcaataaaaaaaaaaaaaaaagcaaagagaaaaactaaaagaaaagtacagcaagaaacttaaaaaaaaaaaaaaaaaaaatgcaggaatGGGGCGAGAGAGAGCACCACCAGTCTCGCGATCATTGCCCGGCCGCTGGGCCGTCCACTTCCATCGTACCACCTTATAGTCACATTTGTAAgcaatatttttgttaaatgcTTTTCTTAGAGCGGTTTTGGAGTTAGGGATAATGACATAGTAAGCTCAGCTTTTGCTCAGCTTACAATCAAATACCTAAACTATTTTTAAGCGATATTTGTTCTACAAACTCATCCTTTCGATTCATTGCTTGGTCTCActtcaatagtttttttttttttttatatttttcatgatttgatGTAAAAGAGAATAGGAAATAGTTTCATTAATTTCACGccattgcaaaaagattttagCGGCTAAATGTCAAGCGCACTTGGAGACTATAAAGTGCTCAATGTTAAGTTCTTTAGATTTTCTTCTCATGCATAATTTTGATCATAAAGTTCAAAAAATAACGTAATATTCTTGCCCCCTTTTTTGGCCAATTCCATTGCTTTCCCTTTGATCTCCTCACCTAAATCAACAAGAGTATATGCTTAGATAGCTTGGTACACACGTGCATGTAATTGGAGATTTAAGTTCCATTTGTTTCGAGAAAAATGATGATTGGTAAaccattttcctgaaaatgattacttgtatcttttataaaaatgaacaaaccaaaaatatatttatcgttcatgaaaatatttagatataggTTGTTGTAAATAGTAAAAGCATTTTTAATCGACTAATTGTTTTGATCAAAACAAGCGATCAtctataggaaaatattttctaaatcattcatttttgtagaaCAAATGGAATCTTAATATATGTGTAAGTCTaagaatctttctttttctcccggTCGAAATATTTTAGTGGATTATCAAACATTTGATTGAATATAGATTCTTTCTATGTATTTGATTTTCTGTCGAATGGACATTATGTTaatcaataatattattatCACAGGTAATCCTTCGGGCACTCATAATTTAAAACTTTaccatgttttcttttattcaattgaagaaattggcACATTTTTATGTTCTTTATTTATCTGTCTGTTCTACAAATTGAAACTAACTTGCCTAAATAGTCTTTTCTGTAGATAATAGTTTGTACATttttttgagccaaaaaaatATTCCTTGATTTTCTTCATCATGGATTACTAAAAGTCGATCATTAATGATAGTTGTAAAGTatggataattgtccaaaaaattctagATCTATTGTATAGCGGTCAATtcaacattaatttttttttttaatttggccaatttagttttaatatGGCATGATTGCCGATTAAGTGATTTCGAGCCAAATCATCTAAAGGTTTAGAAAAGTTTATGGCTGAATGAATTGcagtacaataaatttataaatttttggattattgtcgcgacctaatctCGGGTGCATCACAtagatttggctaatggactactaagtctaaacttaactcgggctctttccaagcctataccaattcaAGACTTAGGGTCAACTTTTTTAGCATGAATTTTAtctaagagtcgccactaatcaatttatgataggtcgattagacacctaaataaaataatgggaaaattattttactcctatgaactagAGAAATAGGGTACatggacttgattacactagatttctctaatgccctttcgttaccattcttttttattttcaagaatatcTTTGCAAgtagtttggattaattttaatctaaatcACTATCATGCAATAAAGTGATCACACGGATGCtcaacaatcaaataaattgcactGAAAAATTaaacacacaaagcaagcaattattttttgggttttctcttATCTTGGAATTAGAACTTTACTATATAACGTGCATTTTAACTATATGAC
The nucleotide sequence above comes from Eucalyptus grandis isolate ANBG69807.140 chromosome 2, ASM1654582v1, whole genome shotgun sequence. Encoded proteins:
- the LOC120290811 gene encoding putative disease resistance RPP13-like protein 1, with translation MEDNDFLEGSFEDEGIAMQLDQIEAINELEEIAVRDSSFMDIHDIDNEYKPHDSFEETDSPTAIGEIFLSSLFEVLFSKFASLGLDYAQREGISITPLDEWKGMLETINIVLDDAEDKQLGENRLVKSWLDDVRDLAYDMEDLLDEFMIEVAQVKSGAESSTSKGQKKRLFPFFGQDGSSGSNSNPCLNLFETKGRRKKQRYLELLINEVENSDARLSIVPIVGMGGVGKTAMAQRLYNDPKMSSYFERKAWVCVSDVFDVLNITKTILQSITGLSCEGKDLNWLQVKLKDDLSEKKFLVVLDDVWNEKYGEWTSLLKPFEAGAKGSKIIITTRNHSVVSITGASPYSLKELSVDNCTNLLAYHALEARNFERHPHLK